A single genomic interval of Candidatus Atribacteria bacterium ADurb.Bin276 harbors:
- a CDS encoding Calcium-transporting ATPase 1, whose product MDQKGMIWHALSSQEVIQQLETDLEKGIKGEEAKQRLADKGRNVLPTGKRKTILGMFIDQFKDFLILILVAAAAISGLLGETTDATVIIAILIINAVLGVSQERKASKALDALKKMSVPECEVIRDGLLQKISSEELVPGDVILLHEGDYVPADLRLIEVYNLRIDEASLTGESVPVEKITDSMAENLPISDRLNMAYSGTIVAYGRAKGVVTETGINREIGKIAQLLEKEEEVVTPLQKRLAGLGKLLGYLTLIVCGVVFVVGIIRGEQIFDMFMTAVSLAVAAIPEGLPAIVTIVLALGVTRMSQHNAIVRKLPAVETLGSATVICTDKTGTLTQNQMTVQEVFQMNEEGEEVQSRIFMPSEALIQIGVLCNDSSIANNNGKVQRFGDPTELALIELAEKNGYSVKKIRQDFPRLDEVPFDSKRKMMSTLHELNGKRKILVKGAPDILITRCNSYQSGGQILPLGEKDRLFILNTIEEMAGKALRVLAFADKEIPDQKKISQEDENDLNFHGLVGMIDPPRPEVKQALEEANSAGIETIMITGDNLLTARTIAQDLGLVQSGDEAITGQEMEKLSQETLMEKIKHLRVFARVWPEQKLNIVEALQKNQEVVAMTGDGVNDAPALKKADIGVAMGITGTDVAKEVADVVLMDDNFATIVKAIEEGRVIFDNIRKFVMYLLACNIGEIFAIFIPILIGLHRPLVPVQILLINLVTDGLPAMALGVDSPEPDIMMRRPRNPKEGILNPQSMKIILFNSVFIAISVIIAFVAGTRIGGIETGRTMAFVTLAFSELLRAYSFRSEKRNFWQINLRSNLYLIEAALLSAAIVLITVIVPSAAQVFSNVPLNGLEWMYTIVFSFISFFAYEIWKLWDRNRHQ is encoded by the coding sequence GTGGATCAAAAAGGAATGATCTGGCATGCCCTTTCATCTCAAGAAGTCATACAGCAACTGGAAACCGACTTAGAAAAAGGCATAAAAGGAGAAGAAGCAAAACAAAGACTTGCTGATAAAGGACGGAATGTTCTTCCTACCGGAAAAAGAAAAACCATTTTAGGTATGTTTATCGACCAATTTAAAGATTTCTTGATTCTCATCTTAGTTGCTGCCGCTGCCATTTCAGGTTTGTTGGGAGAAACCACCGATGCCACAGTTATCATCGCTATTTTAATCATTAATGCAGTTTTAGGAGTTAGCCAAGAAAGAAAAGCTAGCAAGGCGCTGGATGCCTTAAAAAAGATGTCGGTACCCGAGTGTGAAGTTATTCGCGATGGATTATTACAGAAAATTTCTTCAGAAGAATTGGTTCCTGGTGATGTTATTCTCCTCCACGAAGGAGATTACGTGCCGGCAGATTTACGTCTCATTGAAGTCTATAATCTGCGTATCGATGAAGCGAGCCTAACTGGCGAGTCAGTGCCAGTCGAAAAAATAACTGATTCAATGGCTGAAAACTTACCCATCTCCGATCGCCTTAATATGGCCTATTCAGGAACTATTGTTGCTTATGGTCGAGCCAAGGGGGTAGTTACTGAAACCGGTATAAATCGGGAAATAGGAAAAATTGCCCAATTATTGGAGAAAGAAGAAGAAGTTGTCACCCCCCTCCAGAAGCGATTGGCCGGTTTGGGCAAGCTGTTAGGATATTTAACTTTAATTGTTTGTGGAGTAGTTTTTGTGGTTGGAATCATCCGAGGCGAGCAAATTTTTGACATGTTTATGACAGCAGTTAGTTTAGCAGTGGCCGCTATCCCAGAAGGACTTCCAGCCATAGTAACCATTGTTCTTGCCTTAGGAGTCACCCGAATGAGCCAACACAATGCTATCGTTCGCAAACTACCTGCTGTTGAAACCCTGGGAAGTGCTACGGTGATTTGTACTGATAAAACCGGAACTTTGACACAGAACCAGATGACTGTTCAGGAAGTTTTTCAAATGAATGAAGAAGGGGAAGAGGTCCAATCACGGATCTTTATGCCCAGTGAGGCTCTCATCCAAATTGGAGTTCTTTGTAATGATAGTTCAATAGCTAATAATAATGGCAAAGTGCAACGCTTTGGTGATCCCACTGAATTGGCATTAATCGAATTAGCAGAAAAAAATGGTTATTCAGTGAAGAAGATTCGACAAGATTTTCCCCGTTTAGATGAAGTCCCTTTTGATTCGAAACGGAAAATGATGTCAACTTTGCATGAACTCAATGGGAAAAGGAAAATTTTAGTGAAGGGCGCCCCTGACATTTTAATTACCCGTTGCAACTCTTATCAATCAGGAGGTCAAATACTTCCCCTTGGCGAAAAGGATCGACTATTCATACTTAACACCATTGAAGAAATGGCCGGGAAGGCCTTACGCGTATTGGCTTTTGCTGATAAAGAGATACCGGATCAAAAGAAAATTAGCCAGGAAGATGAAAATGATCTGAATTTCCATGGATTAGTTGGTATGATAGATCCTCCTCGACCAGAAGTAAAACAAGCTTTAGAAGAAGCCAATAGTGCGGGAATTGAAACTATTATGATCACCGGCGATAATCTACTTACAGCAAGAACCATTGCTCAAGATTTGGGACTGGTGCAATCTGGGGACGAAGCCATCACCGGACAAGAAATGGAAAAGCTTTCTCAAGAGACCTTAATGGAAAAGATCAAACATCTTCGAGTATTTGCTCGGGTTTGGCCAGAACAAAAATTAAACATCGTTGAGGCTCTTCAAAAAAACCAGGAAGTAGTGGCAATGACCGGTGATGGAGTAAATGATGCACCGGCTTTGAAAAAAGCTGATATTGGTGTAGCCATGGGAATCACCGGAACCGATGTTGCCAAGGAAGTAGCCGATGTCGTTTTAATGGATGATAATTTTGCTACTATCGTTAAAGCGATTGAAGAAGGGCGAGTCATTTTTGATAATATCAGGAAATTCGTCATGTATCTCTTGGCTTGTAATATCGGTGAAATCTTTGCAATTTTTATACCGATATTAATCGGTCTTCACCGTCCTCTGGTCCCAGTTCAAATATTACTTATTAATTTAGTAACCGATGGATTGCCAGCTATGGCTTTAGGAGTTGATAGCCCTGAACCAGATATTATGATGAGAAGGCCTCGTAATCCCAAAGAAGGAATTCTCAATCCCCAATCCATGAAAATAATCCTCTTTAATTCGGTGTTTATAGCTATCTCAGTTATCATTGCTTTTGTTGCTGGTACAAGGATCGGTGGGATTGAAACCGGCCGAACCATGGCTTTTGTTACTCTGGCGTTTTCAGAGCTGCTTCGAGCTTATAGTTTTCGATCAGAAAAAAGAAATTTTTGGCAAATTAATCTCCGATCAAATCTTTATCTTATTGAAGCTGCATTATTATCGGCAGCAATTGTGTTGATTACAGTAATAGTTCCTTCTGCTGCTCAAGTTTTCTCTAATGTTCCACTGAATGGATTAGAATGGATGTATACTATAGTCTTTTCTTTTATTTCATTTTTTGCTTACGAAATTTGGAAGCTCTGGGATAGAAATCGTCATCAATAA
- a CDS encoding ParB-like nuclease domain protein, with amino-acid sequence MARKSQPVKGFGVVSKKLNLSNRAYRGIHAIKVKNIVGSVGRVQDLLSGFRLKNPDVRYYRLRKIMEKGDVVPPIIVYKVGNEYYVLDGNHRVAIAKELGIEFIDAEVIEFFPSERKESRTLRKKRIEFENLTGLKGIDLTEHRHYDTFFNYINDYAHQMELFLKRKVDIKEAALNWFLSVYTPAVQCIVEKGLEDVYQGKTLGDIFCFILDYKWYKSQKEGYDIGFDNAMQGFIEEILGKEEPEEKKTLIEKFEGLLEEVLPWIKKE; translated from the coding sequence ATGGCAAGAAAGTCTCAACCAGTTAAAGGGTTTGGAGTTGTCTCAAAAAAATTAAATTTATCTAACCGAGCCTATCGAGGAATTCACGCTATTAAGGTAAAGAATATTGTAGGAAGTGTAGGTCGAGTGCAAGACCTTTTGAGTGGTTTTAGACTAAAAAATCCTGATGTTCGCTACTATCGGTTAAGGAAAATTATGGAAAAAGGTGATGTTGTTCCTCCAATTATTGTTTATAAAGTTGGCAACGAGTATTATGTTTTAGATGGAAACCATCGAGTGGCAATTGCTAAAGAACTGGGAATAGAATTCATCGATGCTGAGGTAATCGAGTTTTTTCCCAGCGAAAGAAAAGAAAGTCGGACCCTTCGAAAAAAGAGAATTGAATTTGAAAACTTAACCGGATTAAAGGGAATCGATTTAACTGAACACCGTCATTATGATACTTTTTTCAATTATATCAATGACTATGCTCACCAAATGGAATTATTTCTTAAAAGAAAAGTTGATATAAAGGAAGCTGCTTTAAACTGGTTTCTTTCAGTCTATACTCCCGCGGTTCAATGTATTGTAGAAAAGGGTTTAGAGGATGTATATCAAGGGAAAACTTTAGGAGATATTTTTTGCTTTATTCTTGATTATAAATGGTACAAAAGTCAAAAAGAGGGTTATGATATCGGCTTTGACAATGCTATGCAAGGATTTATTGAAGAAATTCTTGGAAAAGAGGAACCTGAGGAGAAGAAAACCTTGATAGAAAAGTTCGAGGGTTTATTGGAGGAGGTTTTACCGTGGATCAAAAAGGAATGA